In the Alkaliphilus oremlandii OhILAs genome, one interval contains:
- the ispF gene encoding 2-C-methyl-D-erythritol 2,4-cyclodiphosphate synthase: MRVGIGYDVHKLVADRKLIIGGVHIPYEKGLLGHSDADVLLHAIKDAILGAAALGDIGKHFPDTDERYKGANSLELLKEVSNLIKSKGYKIHNLDATIIAQKPKMASHIEQMRANIAAAINVDMDSVNVKATTTEGLGFVGVGEGIAANAIASIIKA, from the coding sequence ATGAGAGTAGGAATCGGTTATGATGTTCATAAATTAGTGGCAGATAGAAAACTAATCATTGGCGGTGTCCATATTCCCTATGAAAAGGGGCTTTTAGGCCATTCCGATGCAGATGTTTTGCTCCATGCCATTAAGGATGCCATTCTGGGTGCGGCGGCTTTAGGCGATATCGGAAAGCACTTTCCAGATACGGACGAAAGATATAAAGGAGCCAATAGCCTGGAACTTTTAAAAGAAGTATCCAATCTGATAAAAAGCAAAGGCTATAAGATCCATAATTTAGATGCCACAATTATTGCACAAAAACCTAAAATGGCATCGCATATAGAGCAGATGAGAGCCAATATTGCAGCCGCCATAAATGTTGATATGGACAGCGTTAACGTGAAGGCTACAACTACGGAAGGGTTAGGCTTTGTAGGGGTAGGAGAAGGAATCGCTGCCAACGCAATCGCTAGTATTATTAAAGCATAA
- the proS gene encoding proline--tRNA ligase: MSKKEKQFVEEITPMEVDFAQWYTDVIKKTDLVDYSPVKGFMVIKPYGYAIWENIQNYMDKRFKETGHKNCYFPLLIPESLLKKEAEHVEGFAPEVAWVTHGGNEELAERLCVRPTSETIICEMYSKWLTSYRDLPFLYNQWCSVVRWEKSTRPFLRTSEFLWQEGHTLHETYEEAQAETLQMLNIYRETAENLLAMPVVIGQKSEKEKFAGAYATYTMEALMHDGKALQAGTSHNLGQHFTTAFDITYSDRNGELKHPYHTSWGVSTRLIGGIIMVHGDNRGLVLPPGIAPTQVVIVPVASHKEGVLDKANELRDRLKDKFRVELDDRDNYSPGWKFNEWEMKGVPIRIEIGPRDIENNQAMLFRRDELEKDAVSLDDLEEAVEKLLEDINNNLLYKAKMMRDEKTYIVKTFDEMKEVMEIKPGFVKAMWCGERACEEHVKAETGVTIRCIPFEQENLGHTCAFCGKEAKHMVYLAKAY, translated from the coding sequence ATGTCTAAAAAAGAGAAACAATTTGTTGAAGAAATTACGCCAATGGAAGTAGATTTTGCACAATGGTATACGGATGTTATTAAAAAAACAGATTTGGTAGATTATTCCCCAGTGAAAGGTTTTATGGTAATTAAGCCTTATGGCTATGCAATCTGGGAAAATATTCAAAATTACATGGATAAAAGATTCAAGGAAACAGGGCACAAAAACTGCTACTTTCCACTGTTGATTCCTGAGAGCTTACTGAAGAAGGAAGCGGAGCACGTAGAAGGGTTTGCACCAGAGGTAGCCTGGGTTACACATGGGGGAAATGAAGAGCTAGCAGAAAGACTTTGTGTTCGCCCTACCTCTGAAACCATTATTTGTGAAATGTACTCTAAATGGTTAACTTCGTATAGAGATTTACCATTCCTATATAACCAATGGTGTAGTGTTGTTCGTTGGGAAAAGAGCACAAGACCATTCCTAAGAACCTCTGAGTTCCTATGGCAGGAAGGGCATACACTTCACGAGACCTATGAAGAAGCCCAAGCAGAAACCCTGCAAATGTTAAACATCTATAGAGAAACTGCTGAAAATTTATTGGCGATGCCTGTTGTAATCGGACAAAAAAGTGAAAAAGAGAAGTTTGCTGGTGCCTATGCAACGTATACCATGGAAGCCCTAATGCATGATGGAAAAGCACTTCAAGCAGGTACTTCTCACAACCTAGGTCAACATTTTACGACTGCGTTTGATATTACTTATTCCGATAGAAATGGAGAGCTAAAGCATCCTTACCATACTTCTTGGGGAGTTTCTACCAGATTGATCGGGGGCATCATCATGGTCCATGGAGATAATAGAGGCTTGGTACTGCCTCCTGGAATTGCACCTACTCAAGTTGTAATTGTACCAGTAGCATCTCATAAGGAAGGCGTTTTAGATAAAGCCAATGAACTACGCGATCGATTAAAGGATAAGTTCAGAGTAGAGCTGGATGATCGCGATAACTATTCTCCAGGTTGGAAGTTTAACGAGTGGGAAATGAAAGGTGTTCCAATCAGAATCGAGATTGGACCTAGAGATATCGAGAATAATCAAGCTATGTTATTTAGAAGAGATGAGCTAGAAAAAGACGCCGTATCCCTAGACGATTTAGAAGAAGCTGTAGAGAAACTGCTAGAGGATATTAACAACAATTTATTATACAAGGCGAAGATGATGCGGGACGAAAAGACCTATATTGTAAAAACCTTCGATGAAATGAAAGAGGTTATGGAGATTAAACCTGGTTTTGTTAAAGCAATGTGGTGTGGAGAAAGAGCATGTGAAGAGCATGTGAAAGCCGAAACTGGTGTTACCATCAGATGTATTCCTTTTGAGCAGGAAAACCTAGGCCATACTTGTGCATTCTGCGGCAAAGAAGCAAAACATATGGTATATCTAGCGAAAGCATATTAG
- a CDS encoding DUF1002 domain-containing protein, whose translation MKNKGLIQCITILVIFISIFNIVAYADNTVVVTLGKNLNESQRNQILDLFNVSEGAVTIIEVNNQEERAYLEGIATEAQLGKITMSSAYVEILEEGSGIQVETYNISWVTKEMYQSALVTAGVKDAKVIAAAPFPVSGTGALTGILKAFEKATGKKISEEQKKVANEEVFQTGRLGEQIGQEKAAELIKVVKEEVIEKRLKNNEEIKKVVVDMAGRLDINLNMEQIEEISKLMEKINKLNLNMKEVRQQLKGIGEKIDQTIKDNEEVKSLLQKIIEMIGNLFRSLFGKFTNK comes from the coding sequence ATGAAAAACAAAGGCTTGATTCAATGTATCACAATCCTAGTGATTTTTATTTCCATATTTAATATTGTTGCCTATGCAGACAATACCGTTGTTGTAACCTTAGGAAAAAACTTGAATGAATCTCAACGAAATCAAATATTGGATCTTTTTAATGTATCGGAAGGAGCAGTAACCATCATAGAGGTTAACAACCAAGAGGAAAGAGCTTACTTAGAGGGGATTGCCACGGAGGCTCAGCTTGGGAAAATAACCATGTCCTCAGCATATGTAGAAATTTTAGAGGAAGGTTCAGGAATCCAGGTAGAAACCTATAATATTTCTTGGGTGACCAAGGAAATGTATCAGAGTGCATTGGTTACTGCAGGGGTAAAGGATGCTAAGGTTATTGCAGCAGCCCCATTCCCAGTTTCAGGGACAGGAGCGTTGACGGGCATATTGAAGGCATTTGAAAAGGCGACGGGTAAAAAGATCAGCGAAGAACAAAAAAAGGTAGCCAATGAGGAAGTATTCCAAACTGGAAGATTAGGGGAGCAAATCGGTCAAGAGAAGGCAGCAGAATTGATTAAGGTTGTAAAGGAAGAAGTCATTGAAAAAAGGTTGAAAAACAACGAGGAAATAAAGAAAGTCGTTGTAGATATGGCAGGTCGCTTAGATATTAACCTAAATATGGAGCAAATCGAAGAGATTTCTAAGCTGATGGAAAAAATAAATAAACTGAATTTAAATATGAAAGAGGTCCGCCAGCAGCTGAAGGGCATCGGTGAGAAGATTGACCAAACCATCAAGGATAATGAAGAAGTGAAATCTTTACTCCAAAAAATCATCGAGATGATAGGGAATTTATTCCGTTCTCTATTTGGTAAATTTACGAATAAATAG